A single region of the Xenopus laevis strain J_2021 chromosome 4L, Xenopus_laevis_v10.1, whole genome shotgun sequence genome encodes:
- the zfyve9.L gene encoding zinc finger FYVE-type containing 9 L homeolog (The RefSeq protein has 4 substitutions compared to this genomic sequence): MPKMVIGDTIMAEDSLFNNTGPSEIVCNPSTVESQSLQALDDQSVNIHNEKSVLLADGFSPCSSPKSIINFDCLTMDNEMPLHSQMSVDDNDKETVTISVLPTIIQDTSNVSTDPAINKPGTKEPHRALKETTSVILPEIKPYSTCAALSFENNNKVPSYQLNNTDLLSVSPVVEACSEQQQKHTSSLHEEKLFEGVSATESFAATAAETVLDNEALRSAEFFDIVVKNFSDSCVINGDLTKSCGLSQESNEKFCASKEFEGGVDANVLLENACVAYKEAIDLPEENGTNAPMSLYNGCDSYGMKNPAVAQNPKNLPSKEDSVTEEKEIEESKSEYYTGVYEQQREDDVTERGGLLLNAKADQMKNNLHSLCNQVPSMHGQTSPKKGKIVQSLSVPYGGARTKQPTHLKLHIPKPLSEMLQSDLIPPNAGCSSKYKNDMLNKSNQGDNLISESLREDSAVRSPVTDANGDFPGEYRGPGSLCLAVSPDSPDNDLLAGQFGVPISKPFTTLGEVAPVWVPDSQAPNCMKCEARFTFTKRRHHCRACGKVFCAACCSLKCKLQYMDKKEARVCVICHSVLMNAQAWENMLSASVQSPNPNNPAEYCSTIPPMQQAQASGALSSPPPTVMVPVGVLKHPGTEGSQSKEQRRVWFADGILPNGETADSDNANVTTVAGTLTVSHTNNSTSSESENTSGFCGSITQVGSAMNLIPEDGLPPILISTGVKGDYAVEERPSQMSVMQQLEEGGPDPLVFVLNANLLAMVKIVNYVNRKCWCFTTKGMHAVGQAEIVILLQCLPDEKCLPRDLFSHFVELYQEAIAGNVVGNLGHSFLSQSFLGSKDHGGFLYVAPTYQSLQDLVLPAEPYLFGILIQKWETPWAKVFPIRLMLRLGAEYRLYPCPLFSVRYRKPLFGETGHTIINVLADFRNYQYTLPVVQGLVVDMEVRKTSIKIPSNRYNEMMKAMNKSNEHVLAIGACFNQMADSHLVCVQNDDGNYQTQAISIHKQPRKVTGASFFVFSGALKSSSGYLAKSSIVEDGVMVQITAESMDALRQSLREMKDFTITCGKADAEESQEHVYVQWVEDDKNFNKGVFSPIDGKSMESVTSVKIFHGSEYKASGKIIRWIEVFFLDNEEQQSGLSDPADHSRLTENVAKAFCLALCPHLKLLKEDGMTRLGLRVSLDSDQVGYQAGSNGQLLPARYTNDLDGALVPVIHGGTCQLSEGPVSMELIFYILENIS, translated from the exons ATGCCCAAAATGGTGATAGGAGACACCATTATGGCAGAGGATTCACTTTTTAACAACACTGGTCCCTCTGAAATTGTATGCAACCCATCTACTGTGGAGAGTCAAAGTTTACAAGCTTTAGATGATCAATCAGTGAATATTCACAATGAAAAAAGTGTTCTGCTCGCTGATGGCTTTTCACCATGCAGTAGCCCCAAAAGTATTATAAACTTTGACTGCTTGACCATGGATAACGAAATGCCTTTGCACAGTCAAATGAGTGTTGATGACAATGACAAAGAAACTGTAACAATTTCAGTCCTTCCAACAATCATACAGGATACTAGTAACGTAAGCACAGACCCAGCTATCAATAAACCTGGCACTAAAGAACCCCATAGAGCATTAAAGGAAACCACATCAGTTATTCTGCCTGAAATAAAGCCTTACTCCACATGTGCTGCCCTTTCGTTTGAAAATAACAATAAGGTTCCCAGTTATCAATTAAATAATACAGATCTACTCAGCGTTTCACCAGTGGTTGAAGCATGTAGTGAGCAGCAGCAAAAACATACATCTTCCTTGCATGaagaaaaactttttgaaggtgtttCTGCAACGGAGTCCTTTGCAGCCACTGCTGCGGAAACTGTACTGGATAATGAGGCTCTCCGTAGTGCTGAATTCTTTGACATTGTTGTAAAGAACTTTTCTGACTCTTGTGTGATTGATGGCGACTTGACTAAAAGTTGTGGCCTCTCTCAAGAAAGCAATGAAAAGTTTTGTGCAAGTAAAGAGTTTGAAGGAGGGGTAGATGCTAATGTCTTGTTGGAAAATGCATGTGTAGCTTATAAAGAAGCAATAGATTTGCCTGAAGAAAATGGAACTAATGCACCAATGTCTCTGTACAATGGGTGTGATTCCTATGGAATGAAAAACCCAGCCGTAGCTCAAAACCCAAAGAATTTACCTTCAAAAGAAGATTCTgtgacagaagaaaaagaaattgaAGAAAGCAAGTCAGAATACTATACTGGTGTTTATGAACAACAAAGAGAAGATGATGTTACAGAGAGAGGTGGACTTCTGTTAAATGCTAAGGCTGACCAAATGAAGAACAATTTGCATAGTCTTTGTAATCAGGTTCCATCCATGCATGGGCAAACATCACCAAAAAAGGGCAAGATTGTGCAATCTCTCAGTGTTCCATACGGTGGAGCTCGCCCTAAGCAGCCAACTCATCTCAAACTCCATATTCCAAAGCCATTGTCTGAAATGTTGCAGAGCGATCTCATTCCTCCAAATGCTGGCTgcagctctaaatacaaaaatgacATGTTAAACAAATCAAATCAGGGGGATAACCTGATTTCAGAATCACTGCGTGAGGATTCTGCAGTGCGCAGCCCTGTTACTGATGCTAATGGTGAATTCCCTGGAGAATACAGGGGACCTGGCAGCTTGTGCCTTGCAGTGTCTCCAGACAGCCCAGACAACGATCTGCTTGCCGGGCAGTTTGGGGTACCCATCTCTAAGCCATTTACTACTCTAGGGGAAGTGGCTCCAGTCTGGGTGCCAGATTCCCAAGCACCAAACTGCATGAAGTGCGAGGCCAGATTTACATTTACCAAAAGGAGGCATCACTGCCGAGCTTGTGGAAAG gTGTTCTGTGCTGCTTGTTGCAGTCTAAAATGCAAACTACAGTACATGGATAAAAAGGAGGCTCGTGTGTGTGTTATTTGTCATTCTGTGCTTATGAATG CTCAAGCATGGGAGAACATGTTAAGTGCATCGGTCCAAAGCCCAAATCCAAATAATCCTGCTGAATACTGCTCAACTATTCCTCCGATGCAGCAGGCACAAGCTTCAGGAGCACTGAGTTCCCCACCTCCCACTGTCATGGTGCCAGTGGGTGTGTTAAAACATCCAGGAACTGAAG GGTCACAGTCAAAGGAACAGCGCCGTGTTTGGTTTGCTGATGGAATATTGCCCAACGGAGAGACTGCTGACTCAGATAATGCAAACGGAACTACAGTGGCTGGGACACTTACTGTGTCACATACcaacaattccacatcttcagag TCTGAGAACACCTCTGGATTCTGTGGAAGTATAACTCAGGTTGGCAGTGCAATGAACCTTATTCCAGAAGATGGGCTTCCTCCTATACTAATCTCTACTGGAGTAAAAGGAG ATTACGCAGTTGAGGAACGCCCTTCCCAGATGTCTGTGATGCAGCAACTAGAGGAAGGAGGACCAGATCCTTTGGTTTTTGTTCTAAATGCAAATCTTTTGGCCATGGTTAAGATCGTGAACT ATGTTAACAGGAAATGCTGGTGCTTTACTACAAAGGGAATGCATGCAGTgggccaggctgagatcgtaatcctgTTGCAGTGCCTGCCTGATGAGAAGTGCCTGCCGAGGGACCTGTTTAGCCATTTTGTTGAGCTGTATCAGGAGGCAATTGCAG GTAATGTAGTGGGGAACCTGGGGCATTCCTTCCTCAGCCAGAGTTTCCTGGGTAGTAAGGATCATGGTGGATTTCTTTATGTTGCACCAACCTACCAGTCCCTCCAGGACCTGGTTCTTCCTGCAGAGCCGTACTTGTTTGGAATCCTTATTCAAAAGTGGGAGACTCCATGGGCCAAAGTGTTCCCCATTCGGCTTATGCTGCGTTTAGGTGCAGAATACAGAT TGTACCCATGTCCACTCTTCAGTGTTCGATACAGAAAACCTCTGTTTGGGGAAACCGGACACACCATCATTAATGTTCTAGCC GATTTCAGAAACTATCAGTATACTCTGCCAGTGGTGCAGGGCTTGGTGGTGGATATGGAAGTCAGAAAAACTAGCATTAAAATCCCCAGCAATAGATACAATGAG ATGATGAAAGCAATGAACAAATCCAATGAGCATGTGTTGGCCATAGGAGCATGCTTCAACCAGATGGCAGACTCTCACCTTGTGTGTGTGCAAAACGATGATGGCAATTACCAGACCCAGGCAATTAGTATCCACAAACAACCACGTAAAG TGACCGGGGCCAGCTTCTTTGTCTTCAGTGGTGCACTAAAGTCTTCTTCCGGATACCTGGCCAAATCCAGCATAGTAgaag ATGGGGTAATGGTTCAGATCACCGCAGAGAGCATGGATGCCCTCAGACAGTCCCTTCGGGAGATGAAGGATTTCACCATTACATGTGGAAAAGCTGATGCAGAGGAGTCACAGGAACATGTCTATGTCCAGTGGGTGGAGGATGACAAGAACTTTAACAAAGG AGTTTTTAGTCCAATCGATGGCAAATCAATGGAGTCTGTGACCAGCGTCAAGATTTTTCATGGCTCAGAATACAAAGCTAGTGGAAAAATAATTCGCTGGATAGAG GTCTTCTTTCTGGACAATGAGGAGCAACAGAGTGGCCTGAGTGACCCTGCTGATCACAGCCGACTCACTGAAAATGTGGCCAAAGCATTCTGTTTAGCGCTTTGCCCACACCTCAAGCTACTGAAGGAAGATGGAATGACCAGGTTAGGTCTGCGGGTGTCACTGGACTCAGACCAG GTTGGATACCAAGCTGGGAGCAATGGGCAACTCCTGCCTGCCCGATACACCAATGATTTGGATGGTGCTTTGGTACCAGTGATACACGGGGGCACATGCCAGTTAAGTGAAGGGCCTGTCAGTATGGAGCTGATATTTTATATCCTTGAGAACATCTCCTAG